A stretch of Aureispira sp. CCB-E DNA encodes these proteins:
- a CDS encoding isoprenyl transferase, whose amino-acid sequence MELKDQIDLNNLPKHVAIIMDGNGRWAKQQGKARVFGHKNGVHSVREVTEAGAELGIQYMTLYAFSTENWNRPKFEVTALMTLLVSTIRKEIATLNKNQIRLQMIGNINMLPSAAQKELLEAIESTKDNTRMTLILALSYSSKWEIIEAVKDIARQAVSGEIAIDDIDEDSIKHALSTKDFPDPELMIRTSGESRISNFLLWQLAYAELFFTPVFWPDFRKKHFYEAILNFQNRERRFGMTSEQITDVST is encoded by the coding sequence ATGGAGCTAAAAGATCAAATAGATTTAAACAATCTACCAAAACATGTTGCCATCATTATGGATGGAAATGGTCGCTGGGCAAAACAGCAAGGTAAAGCACGCGTTTTTGGACACAAAAATGGTGTTCACTCAGTACGAGAAGTAACAGAAGCTGGCGCAGAATTAGGCATTCAGTATATGACATTGTATGCTTTTTCTACAGAAAATTGGAATCGTCCAAAATTTGAAGTTACAGCTTTGATGACCCTCTTGGTGTCAACGATTCGAAAAGAAATTGCTACATTAAATAAAAACCAAATTCGGCTGCAAATGATTGGCAACATCAATATGCTTCCTTCTGCTGCTCAAAAAGAGTTGCTAGAAGCAATTGAAAGTACCAAAGATAACACACGTATGACCTTAATTCTCGCCCTGAGTTATAGTTCTAAATGGGAAATTATCGAAGCGGTCAAAGATATCGCTCGTCAAGCAGTCAGTGGAGAAATTGCTATTGACGATATTGACGAGGACAGTATCAAACATGCTTTGAGTACAAAGGACTTTCCTGATCCAGAATTGATGATTCGTACGAGTGGGGAATCTAGAATTAGTAATTTCCTACTTTGGCAATTGGCTTATGCCGAACTTTTCTTCACCCCTGTTTTTTGGCCCGATTTTCGCAAGAAACATTTTTACGAAGCTATTCTTAATTTTCAAAACAGAGAGCGTCGTTTTGGAATGACTAGTGAGCAAATCACAGATGTAAGCACCTAA